One part of the Terriglobales bacterium genome encodes these proteins:
- the metG gene encoding methionine--tRNA ligase, protein MTDAADASKFYITTPIYYVNARPHLGHAYTTIVCDAIARRKRLLGIDTWFLTGTDEHGQKIERSAADRGLTPKKLVDQVSAEYKALWKRMEISNDDFIRTTDERHQRGVQEMFRLLKKNGFIYKGSYTGQYCVSDELYVDSVGPGAPCPVCGRPTETVSEENYYFKLSAFAEPLLKLYTENPAMIRPETRRNEVMAFIRSGLHDQSISRTSIKWGIPVPDDPKHVIYVWFDALCNYITAVGFGSDAEADKKHFAHCWPADVHMIGKEIVRFHCVYWPAFLMAAELPLPKSLIAHGWLLFEQDKMSKSRGNIVRAETILDVLGNDALRYFLLREIVFGQDGAFSFDALVQRYNADLANDLGNLSSRTLTMIGRYFRGEVPYPSPTEGRTPAEDSIATLATKTIADFNTLFDDYQFSRAIEAAWNLISAVNKYLVEAEPWTVAEKEGEASRARLATILYTAAEALRIVTALAHPIMPQATARIWSQLGLGEISKLKLDDLKWGQLQLGTKLGTIEPVFPRADKSAIERMKNMEEQNNAGSSQSHSEDKLPAAEPAGAAAQAAKTPAATAPVPPATPVTGNNKIGIEDFAKIELRVGQVKTAEKVKGADKLLRLEVDIGTEIRQIVAGIAEAYAPETLIGRKVVIVANLAPRKLRGIESNGMLVAASIGEQGKPVLAGFLEDVPIGARLK, encoded by the coding sequence ATGACAGACGCAGCCGACGCCAGCAAGTTTTACATTACGACGCCGATTTACTACGTAAACGCGCGCCCACACCTGGGCCACGCCTACACCACTATCGTGTGCGACGCCATTGCGCGCCGCAAGCGCCTGCTCGGAATTGATACATGGTTCCTCACCGGCACCGATGAGCATGGACAGAAGATCGAGCGCTCGGCCGCAGACAGGGGCTTGACCCCTAAAAAGCTGGTGGACCAGGTTTCCGCCGAGTACAAAGCCTTGTGGAAGCGCATGGAGATCAGCAATGACGACTTCATCCGCACCACTGACGAGCGCCACCAGCGCGGTGTGCAGGAGATGTTTCGCCTGCTGAAGAAAAACGGCTTCATCTACAAGGGAAGCTACACCGGCCAATACTGCGTCTCCGATGAACTCTACGTGGATTCGGTCGGCCCGGGTGCGCCCTGCCCGGTGTGCGGCCGTCCGACAGAGACCGTGAGCGAAGAAAATTATTACTTCAAGCTTTCCGCGTTCGCGGAGCCGCTGCTGAAGCTCTATACAGAAAATCCGGCGATGATCCGCCCCGAGACGCGCCGTAACGAGGTGATGGCCTTTATTCGCTCGGGATTGCATGACCAATCCATCAGCCGCACTTCGATTAAGTGGGGCATCCCTGTGCCCGACGACCCCAAGCATGTGATCTACGTCTGGTTCGATGCGTTGTGCAATTACATCACCGCCGTGGGTTTTGGATCGGACGCGGAAGCAGACAAGAAGCATTTCGCCCATTGCTGGCCGGCTGATGTACATATGATCGGCAAAGAGATCGTGCGCTTCCATTGCGTCTATTGGCCGGCGTTCCTGATGGCTGCCGAGCTGCCGCTGCCGAAATCGCTGATCGCGCACGGCTGGCTGCTCTTTGAACAGGACAAAATGTCGAAGTCGCGCGGCAATATCGTGCGCGCTGAAACTATTCTGGATGTCCTGGGAAATGACGCGCTGCGCTATTTCCTGCTGCGGGAAATTGTCTTTGGACAGGATGGGGCTTTTTCCTTTGATGCGCTGGTGCAGCGTTATAACGCCGACCTGGCCAACGATCTGGGAAATCTCTCCAGCCGCACCTTGACCATGATTGGCAGGTATTTTCGCGGCGAGGTCCCCTATCCTTCGCCTACCGAGGGCCGCACACCCGCGGAGGATTCCATCGCCACACTGGCCACCAAAACCATCGCTGACTTCAACACGCTTTTTGACGACTACCAATTCTCGCGGGCGATCGAAGCTGCCTGGAACCTGATCAGCGCGGTCAACAAATACCTGGTGGAAGCTGAGCCCTGGACGGTAGCGGAAAAAGAAGGCGAGGCCAGCCGTGCCCGGCTGGCAACGATCCTCTACACGGCGGCGGAGGCGCTGCGTATTGTCACGGCGCTGGCGCATCCTATCATGCCGCAGGCGACAGCACGGATATGGTCACAGCTCGGGTTAGGAGAGATCAGCAAGCTGAAGCTCGACGATCTCAAGTGGGGGCAACTCCAACTAGGCACCAAATTGGGAACGATAGAGCCAGTATTCCCCCGTGCCGACAAATCTGCCATCGAAAGGATGAAGAACATGGAAGAGCAAAATAACGCCGGTTCATCCCAATCCCATTCCGAAGACAAACTTCCGGCAGCAGAACCTGCCGGTGCGGCAGCGCAGGCAGCGAAGACACCGGCAGCAACAGCGCCTGTACCACCAGCGACACCCGTGACTGGTAACAATAAGATTGGCATTGAAGACTTCGCCAAGATCGAGCTACGCGTGGGCCAGGTAAAGACCGCCGAAAAAGTCAAAGGCGCCGACAAGCTGCTGCGTCTTGAAGTTGATATAGGCACAGAAATCCGCCAGATCGTAGCCGGCATCGCTGAAGCCTACGCTCCTGAAACCCTGATCGGACGCAAAGTCGTAATCGTCGCCAATCTAGCCCCGCGCAAATTGCGCGGTATCGAATCCAACGGCATGCTCGTGGCGGCTTCTATCGGAGAACAAGGCAAGCCCGTGCTGGCGGGCTTTCTGGAAGATGTACCCATTGGGGCCCGGCTGAAATAG
- a CDS encoding arginine--tRNA ligase yields MYQELQNQLIEHVRAYLRRQYQLDAENIVIAQPPSVALGEYALPLAFELAKQLRKAPRKIAEEIVAGIGEVPGIEKFEVAGAGYINVRIGRGAFAQGLVAEKSRQKGSGQKVLVEHTSINPNKAAHVGHLRNAILGDTFVRLLRSAGTHVDVQNYIDNTGVQVADVVVGFTRLEKKSKTEIEKLTQQPRFDYHCWDVYTHVSQWYEEDKANLLIRLDTLHAIEQGGNETAEIAELISTAVLRRHLETMLRLDIEYDFLPRESEILHLHFWDAAFTLLKQKGVLALVEEGKNKGCWVMKRSSNSEAADDEENQKVIVRSNGTVTYVGKDIAYHLWKFGLLGKDFGYQRFFKYPNNHEVWISAEQGEAQHPHFGGVSAIYNVIDSRQADPQNNVIEAIRALGYTQQAEHYHHFSYEMVALTPRCAADLGYRLSPEDEQKSYIEVSGRKGFGVKADDLIDTLIAASQKEVESRHPELSPAECSAIASAIAIGALRYFMLKYTKASVIAFDVKDALSFEGETGPYVQYACVRALNIFRKAGIDPEKALVEEVDYSHFLPGEEGNEIWELWLAASKLGYTVEQCIATTEPAYLAKYAFQLAQLFNNFYHKHHILTETNETRKKFLLATAAIVRRELIRALALMGISVPTVM; encoded by the coding sequence TTGTACCAGGAACTTCAAAATCAACTTATCGAGCACGTGCGCGCCTATTTGCGGCGGCAATATCAGCTTGATGCTGAAAACATTGTAATTGCCCAGCCTCCCAGCGTGGCCCTGGGAGAGTACGCCTTGCCGCTCGCCTTCGAGCTGGCCAAACAACTGCGTAAAGCACCGCGCAAGATCGCCGAAGAAATTGTTGCCGGAATCGGCGAGGTACCAGGCATCGAAAAATTCGAGGTTGCCGGCGCGGGCTATATCAACGTTCGCATCGGGCGCGGGGCTTTTGCTCAAGGGCTTGTCGCCGAGAAATCCCGGCAAAAGGGAAGCGGGCAGAAGGTCCTGGTCGAGCACACCAGCATCAATCCCAATAAAGCCGCCCATGTCGGCCATCTGCGCAACGCCATTCTGGGAGATACTTTCGTCCGCCTCTTGCGCTCTGCCGGCACTCACGTTGACGTGCAGAACTACATTGATAACACCGGCGTGCAGGTGGCCGATGTGGTGGTGGGATTCACCCGCCTGGAAAAGAAATCGAAGACCGAGATTGAGAAGCTTACGCAGCAACCGCGCTTTGATTACCACTGTTGGGATGTCTACACGCATGTCTCGCAATGGTACGAAGAAGACAAAGCTAATTTGCTAATCCGGCTCGATACCTTGCACGCTATCGAGCAGGGTGGAAACGAGACCGCTGAGATTGCCGAGCTGATCTCAACCGCCGTGCTCAGGCGGCACCTGGAGACCATGCTGCGCCTCGACATCGAATACGACTTTCTGCCGCGCGAGAGCGAGATTCTTCACCTCCACTTTTGGGATGCAGCGTTTACTCTGCTGAAGCAAAAAGGCGTACTCGCGCTAGTGGAAGAAGGCAAGAACAAAGGCTGCTGGGTGATGAAGCGCAGTTCGAATTCAGAAGCGGCCGACGATGAAGAGAACCAGAAGGTAATTGTCCGCTCGAATGGAACTGTGACCTATGTCGGCAAAGATATCGCTTATCATCTCTGGAAGTTCGGCTTGCTGGGAAAGGACTTCGGTTACCAGCGATTTTTCAAATATCCCAATAACCACGAGGTCTGGATTTCAGCGGAGCAGGGCGAAGCCCAGCATCCACATTTCGGCGGGGTGAGTGCGATCTACAACGTGATTGATTCCCGCCAGGCCGATCCCCAAAACAACGTGATCGAGGCCATCCGCGCATTGGGATACACCCAGCAGGCGGAGCATTACCACCATTTTTCCTACGAGATGGTTGCGCTCACGCCGCGCTGCGCCGCTGATCTGGGATACCGGCTCTCTCCCGAAGATGAGCAGAAGTCTTACATTGAAGTTTCCGGACGCAAGGGCTTCGGAGTCAAAGCCGACGATTTAATCGACACGTTAATCGCCGCGAGTCAAAAAGAAGTCGAATCGCGGCATCCTGAGCTGAGCCCGGCCGAGTGCAGCGCCATTGCCTCCGCGATTGCCATTGGTGCGCTGCGTTATTTCATGCTCAAGTACACCAAGGCGTCGGTTATCGCCTTTGACGTGAAAGACGCGCTCAGCTTCGAAGGTGAGACCGGCCCTTATGTGCAGTACGCGTGTGTGCGCGCGTTGAATATCTTCCGCAAAGCCGGCATTGATCCCGAGAAAGCGCTGGTGGAAGAAGTTGACTATAGCCACTTTCTCCCTGGCGAAGAAGGCAATGAAATCTGGGAGCTGTGGCTCGCAGCTTCCAAGCTCGGCTACACGGTAGAGCAATGCATTGCTACCACCGAGCCTGCATATTTAGCTAAGTATGCCTTTCAGTTGGCGCAGCTTTTCAACAACTTCTACCACAAGCACCACATTCTGACCGAGACCAATGAGACCAGAAAGAAATTTCTCTTAGCCACGGCGGCTATAGTCCGCCGCGAACTGATTCGTGCTCTGGCCTTGATGGGCATCAGTGTTCCGACCGTGATGTAG
- a CDS encoding CocE/NonD family hydrolase yields MRPRVLALLLCSVFFITRPASAAGSDKPHEVTIPAGKYQLHGCYWPPDGPGPYPVMIFNHGSEKNPAPCGPPDLGYFYQKKGYAFFTFQRHGHGASPGDYIMDLQKQAYLAHPFNRSAAESEAVGLQELYNKDVEAAVAWLKEQKWADTQHIAMTGISFGGTQTLLTAEKGLGIKTFLPFAPAAQSWNPVLADRLKRAVRQASAPIFIIQAQNDYSLEPSKVLGKELEKKGSPNQAKIYPPFGTTTQDGHWGFGSRKDGIAVWAPDVNAFLDATMR; encoded by the coding sequence ATGCGTCCTAGAGTCCTAGCGCTTCTACTGTGTTCAGTCTTCTTCATCACGCGGCCTGCCTCCGCTGCCGGCTCCGACAAACCGCACGAAGTCACGATTCCAGCGGGGAAGTATCAGCTTCACGGTTGCTACTGGCCTCCCGATGGGCCGGGACCGTATCCGGTCATGATCTTCAACCACGGCAGCGAAAAGAACCCAGCGCCCTGCGGGCCTCCCGACCTGGGGTACTTCTACCAGAAGAAGGGTTACGCCTTCTTCACCTTTCAGCGCCACGGGCACGGTGCCTCACCCGGTGACTACATCATGGACTTGCAGAAGCAGGCGTATCTGGCCCACCCGTTCAACCGCAGCGCTGCGGAAAGCGAGGCGGTCGGTCTGCAGGAGCTGTACAACAAAGACGTGGAAGCGGCCGTGGCCTGGCTCAAGGAGCAGAAGTGGGCAGACACGCAACACATTGCGATGACGGGCATCTCGTTTGGAGGCACCCAGACCCTCTTGACCGCGGAAAAGGGGCTTGGGATCAAGACCTTTCTTCCCTTCGCGCCGGCAGCGCAGAGCTGGAATCCGGTGCTGGCTGACCGGCTGAAGCGAGCGGTACGCCAGGCCAGCGCGCCCATTTTCATTATCCAGGCGCAAAACGACTACAGCCTGGAGCCGAGCAAGGTGCTAGGTAAGGAGCTGGAAAAGAAAGGCTCTCCGAATCAGGCAAAGATCTATCCCCCGTTCGGAACCACGACACAAGACGGTCATTGGGGGTTCGGCTCCCGCAAGGACGGCATTGCCGTCTGGGCGCCGGATGTTAACGCCTTTCTTGATGCGACGATGCGATAA
- the proC gene encoding pyrroline-5-carboxylate reductase has protein sequence MEHKLGKIAVLGSGKMGSILLRAFMKQKLFSARDIAATVQHREKASALSVELGVRVGTDNRAAVRKADIILLGLKPSAMGAVLDEIGPELKPNQLIISIAASVPTEYVEKRLAASIPVIRTMPNTPAIVGCGITAICKGKFVHEKHLETASRLFSSVGRTVTVDEKHMDAITGLSASGPAYIYIILEALAEGGVKVGLPRDLATLLAAQTTLGAAKVVLETGHHPALLKDEVTTPAGCTIDGIMELEEGKLRVTLIKAVVKAAQRARELLFKDGAVGA, from the coding sequence ATGGAGCACAAGTTGGGGAAAATAGCAGTCCTCGGTTCGGGAAAAATGGGCAGCATTCTGCTGCGCGCATTCATGAAGCAGAAACTGTTTTCAGCCAGGGACATAGCCGCCACCGTTCAGCATCGTGAAAAGGCCTCCGCGCTTTCGGTGGAGTTGGGAGTACGGGTCGGCACCGATAACCGCGCCGCGGTTCGCAAGGCCGACATCATTCTGCTGGGCCTTAAGCCCTCCGCCATGGGAGCGGTGCTCGATGAAATCGGCCCGGAGCTCAAACCCAATCAGCTCATCATCTCCATCGCTGCCTCGGTGCCCACCGAATACGTGGAAAAAAGACTGGCAGCTTCAATTCCAGTCATCCGCACCATGCCGAATACACCAGCTATCGTAGGCTGCGGGATCACCGCCATCTGCAAAGGAAAATTTGTCCACGAGAAGCACTTGGAAACCGCCAGCCGCCTCTTCTCCTCGGTGGGAAGAACGGTCACGGTGGATGAAAAACATATGGACGCGATCACCGGACTTTCGGCCAGCGGCCCGGCATACATCTACATCATTCTTGAGGCCCTGGCCGAGGGCGGCGTCAAAGTCGGATTGCCCCGCGACCTGGCGACCCTGCTGGCAGCGCAAACCACGCTCGGTGCAGCTAAAGTTGTGCTGGAGACCGGACACCACCCGGCCTTGCTGAAAGACGAGGTCACCACCCCCGCCGGCTGCACGATTGATGGAATCATGGAGCTGGAAGAGGGCAAGCTGCGCGTGACCCTAATCAAAGCCGTAGTCAAAGCCGCGCAACGGGCACGAGAGCTGCTGTTTAAGGACGGGGCGGTTGGTGCGTAG
- the ribA gene encoding GTP cyclohydrolase II — protein sequence MSSSPKIRKVAEADFPTRWGHFRILGFEGGNDASGKPETAVALVLGDYANALPLVRVHSQCLTGDVFGSLRCDCRQQLEMALAMIAEAGTGVLVYEQQEGRGIGLMAKLQAYELQDKGLDTVEANEKLGFKADHREFGLPAEILKSLGIKQVRLLSNNPAKVAALERAGVRVVERVPCEVEPHSHSENYLKTKKEKLGHLFTTG from the coding sequence ATGTCCAGCTCTCCCAAAATACGCAAGGTAGCTGAGGCCGATTTTCCCACGCGCTGGGGACACTTCCGTATTCTTGGCTTTGAAGGTGGAAACGATGCAAGCGGCAAGCCGGAAACCGCAGTCGCCCTGGTATTAGGCGACTATGCCAATGCACTCCCGCTGGTGCGCGTGCACTCGCAGTGCCTTACCGGAGACGTCTTCGGATCGCTGCGTTGCGATTGCCGGCAACAGCTTGAAATGGCCCTTGCCATGATCGCCGAGGCCGGGACCGGTGTGCTGGTTTACGAGCAACAGGAAGGGCGCGGGATCGGATTGATGGCCAAATTGCAGGCCTACGAGCTGCAAGACAAGGGTCTTGATACCGTGGAGGCCAACGAGAAGCTGGGCTTCAAGGCCGACCATCGCGAGTTTGGCTTGCCGGCTGAGATCCTGAAATCGCTGGGGATCAAGCAGGTGCGGCTGCTCTCGAACAATCCTGCTAAAGTCGCGGCCCTGGAGCGGGCCGGGGTCCGCGTGGTCGAACGCGTCCCCTGCGAGGTAGAACCGCATTCCCACTCTGAAAATTACCTGAAGACCAAGAAAGAAAAGCTTGGCCATCTATTCACCACAGGATAG
- a CDS encoding histidine kinase gives MDQRLILLTQLIKLGVAAAIAGAWVRSRDFKRLLFAEPPSLQKKISLVMLFSIPYALGVWVRQIVGNFLAADLSFEASLLMGVLAGPIAGAIGGGLVSVPAVLHQEYLTLPFNVGVGILAGILRDLARDPEEIWSFSPFIDLSVYRWVRKMVRRPHLDWQMGFFFLIVSLQFTRMELGKHFPGRIFYLQLPPGLSFQAKFWISAAIYATTIAVIAIPLKIFNAVRLELKLREHERLLLQARMEALQSQINPHFLFNTLNSVSSLVRVDPDTARELIVKLANILRRLLRQTETFVPLREELEFVDNYLDIEVVRFGQDKLQVEKDIQPESLSAMVPSMLLQPLVENAIKHGLEPKLDGGKILLRSRLTEDRLILYIADDGIGMDKSQPPGSTRPDSTGIGMSNVAERLKVLYGDVAEMAINSEYGIGTLITLELPLIDDLAASELSPQSIQAPGSLYPARSSTLR, from the coding sequence ATGGATCAGCGCCTCATACTGCTTACGCAACTGATCAAGCTGGGCGTGGCGGCCGCCATCGCCGGCGCATGGGTGCGCTCACGTGATTTCAAACGCCTGCTTTTTGCAGAACCCCCGTCTCTACAGAAGAAAATCTCTCTGGTGATGCTCTTCTCCATTCCCTATGCGCTGGGGGTGTGGGTGCGGCAGATTGTCGGCAATTTTCTCGCCGCTGATCTTTCGTTTGAAGCCTCATTGCTGATGGGAGTGCTTGCCGGTCCCATCGCCGGTGCAATTGGCGGAGGATTGGTCTCCGTTCCAGCGGTTTTGCACCAGGAATATCTCACACTGCCTTTCAACGTGGGCGTGGGGATTCTGGCCGGCATCCTGCGCGATCTTGCCCGTGACCCGGAAGAGATATGGTCTTTTTCTCCGTTCATTGATCTCAGCGTGTATCGCTGGGTCCGCAAGATGGTACGCCGGCCGCACCTGGACTGGCAGATGGGCTTTTTCTTTCTCATTGTGTCCTTGCAATTTACTCGAATGGAACTGGGAAAGCACTTTCCCGGACGGATTTTCTATCTCCAACTTCCTCCGGGGCTTTCCTTTCAGGCAAAATTCTGGATTTCGGCTGCAATCTACGCCACCACCATCGCCGTGATTGCGATTCCGCTGAAGATCTTCAATGCCGTGCGCCTGGAGTTAAAGCTGCGCGAGCACGAGCGTCTTCTCCTGCAGGCCCGCATGGAGGCCCTGCAGAGCCAGATCAATCCGCATTTTCTGTTTAATACCTTGAATTCGGTTTCTTCTCTCGTGAGGGTGGACCCCGACACGGCCCGCGAACTCATCGTGAAGCTGGCCAATATTCTGCGGCGGCTGCTGCGCCAGACCGAGACTTTTGTTCCATTGCGGGAAGAGCTGGAGTTTGTTGACAACTACCTGGATATCGAGGTCGTGCGTTTCGGGCAGGACAAGCTACAGGTGGAAAAAGATATCCAGCCGGAATCGCTTTCTGCCATGGTTCCCAGCATGTTGTTGCAGCCGCTGGTGGAAAATGCCATCAAGCATGGCTTGGAGCCGAAGCTTGATGGAGGGAAGATCCTGTTGCGCAGCCGCCTCACGGAAGACCGATTGATTTTGTACATCGCCGACGACGGGATCGGCATGGATAAATCCCAGCCACCCGGCAGCACTCGTCCTGATAGCACCGGCATTGGCATGAGCAACGTCGCTGAGCGGCTCAAGGTCCTCTACGGCGATGTTGCTGAGATGGCCATCAACAGCGAGTATGGCATCGGAACACTGATTACGCTGGAGCTGCCTTTGATTGATGACCTCGCTGCCAGCGAACTCAGCCCACAATCTATACAGGCGCCGGGCAGCCTTTATCCTGCGCGCTCCAGTACCTTGCGGTAA
- the bshA gene encoding N-acetyl-alpha-D-glucosaminyl L-malate synthase BshA encodes MKIGITCYPTYGGSGVVGTELGMELADRGHDVHFITYSQPIRLSTGHPQIHYHEVEVSRYPLFEYPPYDLALATRMAEVAQIYDLDILHVHYAIPHSVSALLARQLLASPTTLVRKKLPFVTTLHGTDITVVGADRSYLPITRYAIEESDGVTSISRYLRDRTILEFDIHNPIEVIPNFVNCDLYRRDPKAAENRAQFAKPDERLLVHLSNFRPVKRLQDVVEIFDRVQKKVPSRLLMIGDGPDRSVAEWMATQKGILDRVIFLGKQDRVQEKLGVADLMLMPSQLESFGLAALEAMACEVPCVATRVGGVPEVIEHGHSGFLADVGDVETMAKYAIEVLSDESKLKAMRQTARFEAQSRFCSTKIIPLYENFYRKVLERAG; translated from the coding sequence ATGAAGATCGGAATTACCTGCTACCCCACCTACGGTGGGAGCGGAGTTGTAGGCACCGAACTGGGCATGGAACTGGCAGACCGCGGCCATGATGTTCACTTCATTACTTACTCTCAACCCATTCGTCTGAGCACGGGCCACCCCCAAATCCACTACCACGAAGTTGAGGTATCGCGCTATCCGCTGTTTGAGTATCCGCCCTATGATCTGGCGCTGGCCACGCGCATGGCTGAAGTGGCACAAATCTACGATCTTGATATCCTGCACGTCCACTATGCCATTCCCCACTCGGTGAGCGCTCTGCTCGCGCGGCAGTTGTTGGCTTCGCCGACCACCTTGGTACGCAAAAAATTGCCGTTTGTTACTACCTTGCACGGTACGGATATTACAGTGGTCGGAGCTGACAGGTCTTATCTTCCCATCACCCGCTACGCCATCGAGGAGAGCGACGGGGTGACTTCCATCTCGCGCTACCTGCGTGACCGGACGATATTGGAATTCGACATCCACAATCCCATCGAAGTGATTCCCAACTTCGTGAACTGCGACCTCTACCGTCGCGATCCCAAAGCGGCAGAAAACCGCGCCCAATTTGCCAAACCTGATGAGCGTCTTCTCGTGCATCTTTCCAATTTTCGTCCGGTGAAGCGGCTGCAGGATGTGGTAGAGATTTTTGACCGGGTACAGAAAAAAGTTCCCTCCCGGCTGCTGATGATCGGGGATGGGCCCGACCGTTCTGTCGCAGAGTGGATGGCAACGCAAAAAGGCATACTCGACCGGGTAATCTTTTTAGGCAAACAGGATCGGGTGCAGGAAAAGCTTGGCGTCGCCGATCTGATGCTGATGCCCAGTCAGCTGGAAAGTTTTGGCCTGGCCGCGCTGGAAGCCATGGCGTGTGAAGTTCCTTGTGTAGCTACGCGCGTTGGCGGAGTGCCTGAAGTCATTGAACATGGGCACAGCGGCTTTCTCGCCGATGTGGGAGACGTAGAGACCATGGCGAAATACGCCATCGAAGTGCTTTCCGATGAATCGAAGCTGAAGGCCATGCGCCAGACAGCGCGCTTTGAGGCGCAGTCACGCTTCTGTTCAACCAAGATAATCCCGCTGTATGAAAACTTTTACCGCAAGGTACTGGAGCGCGCAGGATAA
- a CDS encoding ChbG/HpnK family deacetylase: MAVRRLIINADDFGLTSGVNRAIADSHRRGIVTSSTLMANSQAFAEAARMAGENPNLSVGCHVVLVDGPPVSPPEKVPTLLLPNGNTNQFRESLISFVTAAWRGRLQEEEIAAEIAAQIRKVQAAGISVSHVDSHKHTHIFPAIFKPLLAVARECGVRAVRNPFGPIKTLAYAHLMRRPKLWTRYTEVGILRHYAEQFKKQVKAHGMITPDGSFGVVVTGALTQELFDAVIGCIPEGTWEFVCHPGYHDADLEKISTRLRSSRDVEMQILTSEASRATLQRHGIELISYREL; this comes from the coding sequence ATGGCAGTGCGACGCCTCATTATCAATGCCGATGACTTCGGCCTGACCTCAGGCGTGAACCGCGCCATCGCCGACTCTCACCGGAGAGGCATTGTGACTTCATCCACGCTGATGGCGAACTCGCAGGCCTTCGCCGAGGCAGCCAGGATGGCTGGAGAGAACCCAAATCTCAGTGTCGGATGCCATGTAGTTCTGGTGGATGGCCCTCCCGTATCTCCGCCCGAGAAAGTTCCTACTCTGCTTTTACCAAATGGGAACACGAATCAGTTTCGTGAAAGCCTCATATCTTTCGTAACCGCAGCCTGGCGAGGGCGTCTGCAAGAAGAGGAGATCGCCGCCGAAATAGCGGCGCAGATCCGTAAAGTGCAGGCCGCTGGCATCTCTGTTTCTCATGTGGATAGCCACAAGCACACCCATATCTTTCCCGCAATCTTTAAACCATTACTTGCAGTAGCACGAGAGTGTGGAGTGCGCGCCGTGCGCAACCCTTTCGGCCCTATTAAGACCCTGGCTTACGCGCATTTGATGCGCCGTCCTAAACTGTGGACGCGTTACACCGAGGTCGGCATTCTCCGCCATTATGCTGAACAATTCAAAAAACAGGTCAAGGCACACGGCATGATTACACCCGATGGCAGCTTTGGCGTTGTGGTGACCGGTGCGCTCACCCAAGAGCTGTTTGACGCCGTGATTGGATGCATCCCGGAAGGAACCTGGGAGTTCGTTTGCCACCCGGGCTACCACGACGCCGATTTGGAAAAAATCAGCACACGTCTGCGTAGCTCTCGCGATGTAGAGATGCAGATACTTACATCCGAGGCGTCGCGCGCTACCTTGCAACGGCATGGGATTGAATTGATTTCGTACAGAGAGCTATGA